From the genome of Lotus japonicus ecotype B-129 chromosome 6, LjGifu_v1.2, one region includes:
- the LOC130723728 gene encoding aspartic proteinase PCS1 encodes MALFLFLFSFFLLSVNPSVQSNTTNNPKPLSLSFPLTSLPLSTNTTSKLLYTSLFSSSKHTTPHFKTPPSSSSQHSDRFSLKYSMALIVSLPIGTPPQVQQMVLDTGSQLSWIQCRHHNRNAPPPTASFNPSLSSTFSILPCSHPLCKPRIPDFTLPTSCDQNRLCHYSYFYADGTYAEGNLVREKFTFSRSRVTPPLILGCATESTDARGILGMNLGRLSFASQSKITKFSYCVPSRNTRPGSVPTGSFYLGNNPSSSGFRFVSMLSFPQRQRMPNLDPLAYTVALRGISVGGKKLPISPAVFTADAGGSGQTMVDSGSEFTYLVSAAYDKVREAVVRAVGSRMKKGYVYGGIADMCFNSRDAVQIGRLIGEMVFEFEKGVEIVVPKERVLADVGGGIHCIGIGNSDKLGAPSNIIGNFHQQNLWVEFDLANRRVGFGRADCSRLAK; translated from the coding sequence ATGGCTCtgtttctcttcctcttctccttttttCTACTCTCTGTTAACCCCTCAGTTCAGTCCAACACTACCAACAACCCAAAACCACTCTCACTCTCTTTCCCTCTTACATCACTTCCTCTTTCTACCAACACCACCTCAAAACTGCTCTACACCTCTCTGTTTTCATCTTCTAAACACACCACCCCACATTTCAAAACAccaccatcttcatcatcacaacACAGTGACAGGTTCTCTTTGAAATACTCCATGGCTCTCATAGTGTCTCTCCCCATAGGGACCCCACCACAGGTTCAACAAATGGTGCTCGACACTGGAAGCCAGCTGTCATGGATTCAGTGTCGTCATCATAACCGAAACGCGCCTCCTCCAACGGCGTCGTTTAAcccttctctctcttccactTTCTCTATCCTCCCATGCTCTCACCCTCTCTGCAAACCGCGAATTCCCGATTTTACCCTCCCAACCTCCTGCGACCAGAACCGCCTCTGCCACTACTCTTACTTCTACGCCGACGGGACCTACGCCGAGGGCAATCTCGTCCGGGAGAAATTCACCTTCTCTCGTTCCCGTGTTACCCCTCCCCTCATCCTCGGTTGCGCCACTGAGTCCACCGATGCCAGGGGCATTTTGGGAATGAATCTCGGACGGTTATCCTTCGCCTCACAATCCAAGATCACGAAATTCTCATACTGCGTCCCTTCCCGGAATACCCGACCCGGATCAGTCCCGACCGGGTCGTTCTACCTCGGCAACAACCCGAGCTCAAGCGGGTTCAGGTTTGTCTCGATGCTGAGTTTTCCTCAGCGTCAGCGCATGCCGAACCTTGATCCCTTAGCCTACACCGTCGCGCTGCGGGGGATAAGCGTCGGCGGGAAGAAACTTCCCATCTCTCCGGCGGTTTTCACGGCGGATGCCGGCGGGTCGGGTCAGACAATGGTTGATTCCGGATCCGAGTTCACGTACTTGGTTAGCGCAGCATATGATAAGGTGCGGGAGGCAGTAGTGAGGGCTGTGGGCTCCAGGATGAAGAAGGGGTACGTGTACGGTGGGATAGCTGACATGTGTTTCAACAGTAGAGATGCGGTTCAGATCGGACGGTTGATAGGGGAGATGgtgtttgaatttgaaaagGGGGTGGAGATTGTGGTTCCAAAAGAGAGGGTGCTTGCTGACGTGGGAGGTGGGATCCACTGCATTGGGATTGGGAACTCTGATAAATTGGGTGCGCCCAGTAACATTATAGGGAATTTTCATCAACAGAATCTGTGGGTTGAGTTTGATCTGGCCAATCGTAGAGTGGGTTTTGGTAGAGCTGATTGTAGCAGATTGGCTAAGTAG
- the LOC130724587 gene encoding uncharacterized protein LOC130724587 has translation MRYPSQTPPSSGHMPMVNENFPGVDAPEFPEFSTQMSFGGMTAADHTTPNQEDTTPKSKKTQSPAWNTTQNLVLISGWINCGTSSVVGKNQRGETFWRDIAEYCNEHCSFDPPRDGNACRNRWNYMNKILGKWIGAYDAAKRQQASGWSDNDVLAKAQELFACGKNVQFTLMEEWKQLRDLPRFCSQVGGNIREHQNKLLEDRAPRSRKYVRRDHAAANRRLIEDYFANEPTYDDTMFRRRYRMQKHVFLRIVADLSSSDNYFTQRVDAAYKEGISPLAKCTTAMRMLAYSVAADAVDEYIKIGGTTALECLRRFCKGIIRLYEHEYLRALTEADLQKILHVSEMRGFPGMIGSIDCMHWEWKNCPKAWEGQFTRGDKGTTTVILEAVASHDLWIWHAFFGCPGTLNDINVLDRSPVFDDVEQGKAPNVNFFVNQRPYNMAYYLADGIYPSYPTFVKSIRLPQSEPDKLFAQVQEGCRKDIERAFGVLQARFKIIREPARLWDIADLGIIMRSCIILHNMIVEDERDTYAQRWTDFEQSGEGGSSTPQPYSTEVLPAFANHVRARSELRDSNVHHELQADLVKHIWTKFANAS, from the exons ATGAgatatccatctcaaacaccccCGTCTAGTGGTCATATGCCAATGGTGAATGAAAATTTTCCAGGTGTTGATGCACCCGAATTTcccgaattttcaacacaaatgagTTTTGGTGGCATGACAGCTGCTGATCATACCACTCCAAATCAAGAGGATACAACTCCTAAGAGCAAGAAAACCCAGTCACCAGCATGGAACACTACACAAAATTTGgtgttaattagtgggtggattaactgtggaacaagtagtgttgtggggaaaaaccagagaggagaaacattttggagagatattgctgagtattgtaatgagcattgctcattcgatcctccgcgtgaTGGAAATGCATGTCGAAACCGctggaattatatgaacaaaatactgggtaagtggattggcgcttatgatgccGCTAAGCGTCAGCAAgcaagcggttggtcggataatgatgttttggcaaaagcgcaggaattattcgcctgtgggaagaatgttcaatttactttgatggaagaatggaaGCAACTCCGTGATCTgccacgtttttgtagtcaagtAGGAGGAAATA TTAGGGAGCATCAAAACAAATTATTGGAAGATAGGGCACCTCGTAGCAGAAAATATGTCCGTAGAGATCATGCAGCGGCAAACCGAAGGCTAATTGaggactactttgccaatgagcctacatacgacgatacaatgtttcgtcgtcggtatcggatgcaaaaacatgttttccttcgaatcgttgcagacctttcaagtagtgataactacttcacccagcgagttGATGCAGCCTATAAAGAAGGAATATCACCCTTGGCAAAATGTACaacagcaatgcgaatgttagcatatagtgtggcagcagatgcagtcgatgagtacatcaaaatcggaggtactacagcactggagtgtttacgtagattctgtaaaggaatcatacgattgtatgagcacgaGTACCTTAGAGCACTAACCGAAGCTGACCTGCAAAAAATACTACATGTTAGtgaaatgcgggggttcccaggcatgatcgggagtattgactgcatgcactgggagtggaaaaattgtccgaaagcatgggaaggtcaatttactagaggggataagggaaccacaacgGTTATTCTTGAGGCAGTTGCATCtcatgatctatggatctggcatgctttttttggatgtccgggaacgttgaacgacataaatgttctagatcggtcaccagtgtttgatgacgtggaacagggaaaggctccaaatgtgaatttctttgtgaatcaacgtccctataatatggcatactatctagctgatggtatctacccttcttatccaactttcgtcaaatcgattagacttcctcaaagtgaacccgacaagttgtttgcacaagttcaggagggatgtcgaaaggacatcgaacgtgcatttggagttcttcaagctcgttttaaaatcatccgtgaaccagctcgtttgtgggacatagctgatttgggtatcattatgaggtcatgcatcatattacataatatgattgttgaggatgaacgagatacatatgctcaacgttggaccgattttgagcaatctggggaaggtggatctagtacaccgcaaccatactcgaccgaggtgttacccgcttttgcaaatcatgtgcgtgctagatccgagttgcgtgattcgaacgttcatcacgaactgcaagcagatctagtgaagcacatatggacaaagtttgcaaatgcttcgtga